AAAAAAGGTGGGGAGCCCGAAGACTCCCCGGACGGTTTTTTCTAATCCGTCGCTCCCATCTGGCTATCCCTTGGCGGGTTGCTCCTCAGCAGAGCCCGCCTCCGTTTCGCCAGACCTTTGTACCTGCCAAAAGCAGGAGTGACTTTTGTTAATTTAACGTGATCTTTTTTTTTGTGGTGTGGGGGAATACATTTCCAGAAAGAGTTGTTCATCAAGCTGAGTAAGCTCACGTTGCGCTGCGGTGGTAAGCAGTTCTGCTGCCATGACATTGAGTAGTCTCAAATTGCCGGCACTATGTTCCACAAGTGCCGACATAAGTGGTTTTGTCATTAACTGAGGTGCTCCGGCTTGTTTCAGACAATACTCCAGATAATTTCTCAGTTCTTTTTTGTCATATGGTGAAAGTATTCTTCTAAACCTGATACGACTTCCCAGAGCAAGAAGATTATTGCTCCGAAAACGTTCAGGAAGAGTGAGATCCCCGCAAAGAATAACAGTCAGTAAACATTCTGAATCAAACTGAGCACTCCCCATCAACCGCAATTCATTGAGGTTACAGGTCACCATTTCCTGAGCCTCGTCAATCAGGAGTATTGGTCTGAACAAAGTTGATGTAATATGCTGTCGCCACCTTTCCCGGAGAGCTTTAAATCCACCGTATCTGTTGGATGGGGTAAGATTGACACCAAAGAGATCCCCCATCTCACGGTAAAAGTCTGCAATACTTGATTGAGGTCTTTCCATAACACCAACCACGACGTTTTCCAACCGTTCAAGTTTATGGGAAAGATATTGAAGATTTTTTGATTTACCAAGCCCGGGTTCTCCGGCCATGAGTGCGAATCCGCCATCCATGACCAGATTTTCAATTTGAAAGAGGAAGGTATCTATTCCCGGTGCCGGCCATAAAGAGTGTACTGGAATGTTGGGAAGAAACGGATTCCATTTCAGACCGAACAGTGCAAGAAGACGCTTATTATTCATGGTCTGCCTCCATTGGAATAAAGGCAGGAGGGAGTCCGGTGGCTGCATAATCAGCCAGTAATTTACGCAATAGCGGTGGATAGGGGTCTGTGTCGATATCAGCTTCAGGCAAGGCCACAAGAGGAGCCAGTGTTCTTCGCAATCCGTCACTGTTTTTGATCTTGTCCTGAGGGTAAATTTTCGCAAGCAAAGTTGAATCTCTCTCGTCTACCAGCCAGGCGTGGCAAAGATTCCAGCTTTGATATCGTACATATAGTCGGTCAAAGTGGCGGAACCTGGATGGAACTTCAAATCGAACACCTTTGATCTGTAAAGTAGAGTCACTTTTTCGCTGGGCACGATTTTCCTGAACAGTAAAAGAAAAAACCATCTTTTCACGCTCAGGAGCAGGGCGTGCACCATCTGGTCCCGCCAGCATTTTCTCCACAGGGGAACAGTTGATCTCCTGGTGGCGTTTTCGGTTATACTCCATCTCCGACCAAGCCTGTGTGGCATAATTCAACGTCTCAAGCGTCAAGGGTTCTACCCGTGACAGCATGGACATCAGCCGTCCTTCCAACTGTCCCCAGAAGGATTCCTGTTTGCCATTTTGATAAGGACTATACGGCAATGTCCGGTCGTGTTTTATGCTCAAGCCCAGTAGGCCATTTGTTGTTTCGCGGGCGATCATTGCCGCACCATTATCCGTCATTAAACTGCGGGGTAATCCCCGTTTCATAAAGGCCTGCAACATACCATGATGCAACACTTCCGCTGTTTCCTGATAATACCACTGGATATGGCAACATAATCGGGAACAGTCATCAAGTATGCAGAGTGCTATCGGAGTATGCCATTCTCCGTTACTATCAGCTACCCGTAGTTTGCCCTTATGGAAATCCAGATGCCAAAGTCCGTGGACATGGGACGCCTCGTAACTTCTTACTTCCATCTGTTCAAGATGTTCTTCTGCCTTGTATTGTCCTTTGGTTTTGTTACGGGGTGACCGCTTCTTGTACCACCCTCTTTCTTTCATGCGTCGGCGAACACTGGCATAAGATGGAGGTTTACTCAGCTCTGGCTTTTCTTCAATTAATGCCAGAAGATTGTCGGTATGGAGCCGATAACTCCAATGGGGAAAGCTGCAATACTGTTTCCCGAGTTCGATCAGCATCTGCGCAGAAAGAGCTGTTTTCTTCCCGAGATCTGAACGGGGTTTTCGTTCCATATCTCCCACAGGATCGTTACCGTTCAACGCTTTGTAGTACCAACGCTCAATGGTGGAAGCACCAAAGGTAACAAACCCATCTTTGCATGGGTGCTGATACCGTCGGCTCGCAAGTATTTTAAGTTTTCTGCCAAGTTCTCCCGGCTCGGGAGGACTGGCAAGCAGTCCTCCTATGATGGAAAAACGGAGTTGTGCCCAGGAATGCAGGCGGGACTCGCTATTCTTGTTCATGATATGGCTCCTGTCTGGTTTATGAGCATAGTCTGCTCGTTTTTGGACAAAAACCAATTTACAGGGAGAGGACAAAAGAAGAAGTCCCCAACTTTTGCGGGGAGTTACTGCTCCATCACTGTTCCTGTCGCCAGCAGTACGAGACAATTGAGAATTGCGTTTGAGGAGGATTTTTTGGTTTCGAGATAATGACCCACCAAAGATCCAGGCAAAGTGTGATTTGTAACAGCAGGATGAATAGAACCACGTATTGTTTGCCAGAGTTGACTTTTAGGGAAAATCTCACGAAAATACGTCAACCACTTGCTGATTGTTTTCCTGTCTGCTCCAAGCATTTTTGACACCATGTTTTTACTGTATTCCTGTGGTTTGCTTTGGTTTAGTGTGGTTACAATCAATATAACTACTCTGAAATACACCCGCCGATCCATGAATAGAGTCGATTTCGGTAAGGTTCTACGACGACAATTCTCTTTACTGCAACAGAGACTGAACCGTACAGAGTACTCTTCAGGAAGATCAGGCCCACCGCGTGGCTGACGTTGGTAATTGGAATAATGCTGAGGGCTACCACAATAGGGACAACCGGCTTTATGCTGCTGATCAGCCAAATCTATGTCTATATGGTGAAGAAGCTTAAAAAGGTTGGTGCTTTGAAGTAATTCTGGTATCATTTTCCTGCCTTAGTGTTTTAGGCAGGAACCCTCTCGGGGTATTTGCGCGATACGTGAGGGGGTTCCTTACCTTTCCATCACTTATCTTGCACATTTTAACTCTATTTTCCATCATTTATTTTGGCCACTCTCAGTCCTGGCCGCATCATCTTGTCTGCTCCAGAACGCAGATTACGGCCTTGAGATCTGAAGGGGAAAAACCCGGGCAAATCTCAAGACGGAAATCGTTATACTCCAGAATCAGATTACCTGTAGCCCTGCTTTCTGTTGGCGGAGCAGCAGATGGCGCAGGTACGGTTAAAGGGTGGAAACGAACATCCTGGGTCTGCGTTTCCAGCTTTCGCTTCCAGTAGCAAAATGTCGCCAAAGCAATGTTGCGGCGTTGGCAATACTTTTTCTGGCTCAAGCCGCTCTTTCGCCAGCCTCCGATATGAGCACGCCAATAGGTTTTCTTGGTGGAAATGTCCTGGTCTGTTCTCATGAGTGCGCCTCCGTTTTGGGTTTGGCGTACTCAAACATGATTGGCAGAGAAAAATAAGAAGTGGTCTGTTAACCGCTTACTCTTAATTCAACACCTTTGACTGAGGCCCGGCTGCATGAGGCGCCTGAGGGTGAGGTCAGCTTTACCTGGGGAAAGTATGATCCACTTACCCAAAAACGGGAGCGAACAGAAATCGAGACGTTGCCCATAACTGAATTTTTGCAACGATATCTTCAGCACGTACCACCGTCAGGCTATCAGACAATCCGTCATTATGGGCTCTATACCAGTGCCAGGAAGACTGCTTACGAACAGTGTGCGGAACTGCTGGCTGTCCGTAACCCTCTGGTATCTCAGGAAACCTGTGACGAACTGAGCATCGGCAATGATTCCTGGATTGCCGATCATACCTGCCCTGTATGCGGAAAGCCACTCATGGTGACCCAACATTTACCATCAACCCTGACCGGGCTGGTTGTCAAGCGTCCACCGCTGGGCACGGTCACTGTTCAGTTTCCAACTCCGAGGTGTGCATATGTTTCTTGACCTTGTCATGCCCCTCATTGGATCACGAAGAGCAGATACCTTTGGTGAAATACGTCTACTACCCCTGTTATGGCAAAGAAACAAAG
The DNA window shown above is from Desulfomarina profundi and carries:
- a CDS encoding DDE-type integrase/transposase/recombinase, with protein sequence MNKNSESRLHSWAQLRFSIIGGLLASPPEPGELGRKLKILASRRYQHPCKDGFVTFGASTIERWYYKALNGNDPVGDMERKPRSDLGKKTALSAQMLIELGKQYCSFPHWSYRLHTDNLLALIEEKPELSKPPSYASVRRRMKERGWYKKRSPRNKTKGQYKAEEHLEQMEVRSYEASHVHGLWHLDFHKGKLRVADSNGEWHTPIALCILDDCSRLCCHIQWYYQETAEVLHHGMLQAFMKRGLPRSLMTDNGAAMIARETTNGLLGLSIKHDRTLPYSPYQNGKQESFWGQLEGRLMSMLSRVEPLTLETLNYATQAWSEMEYNRKRHQEINCSPVEKMLAGPDGARPAPEREKMVFSFTVQENRAQRKSDSTLQIKGVRFEVPSRFRHFDRLYVRYQSWNLCHAWLVDERDSTLLAKIYPQDKIKNSDGLRRTLAPLVALPEADIDTDPYPPLLRKLLADYAATGLPPAFIPMEADHE
- a CDS encoding ExeA family protein; amino-acid sequence: MNNKRLLALFGLKWNPFLPNIPVHSLWPAPGIDTFLFQIENLVMDGGFALMAGEPGLGKSKNLQYLSHKLERLENVVVGVMERPQSSIADFYREMGDLFGVNLTPSNRYGGFKALRERWRQHITSTLFRPILLIDEAQEMVTCNLNELRLMGSAQFDSECLLTVILCGDLTLPERFRSNNLLALGSRIRFRRILSPYDKKELRNYLEYCLKQAGAPQLMTKPLMSALVEHSAGNLRLLNVMAAELLTTAAQRELTQLDEQLFLEMYSPTPQKKRSR
- a CDS encoding transposase, coding for MTEARLHEAPEGEVSFTWGKYDPLTQKRERTEIETLPITEFLQRYLQHVPPSGYQTIRHYGLYTSARKTAYEQCAELLAVRNPLVSQETCDELSIGNDSWIADHTCPVCGKPLMVTQHLPSTLTGLVVKRPPLGTVTVQFPTPRCAYVS
- the tnpA gene encoding IS66 family insertion sequence element accessory protein TnpA translates to MRTDQDISTKKTYWRAHIGGWRKSGLSQKKYCQRRNIALATFCYWKRKLETQTQDVRFHPLTVPAPSAAPPTESRATGNLILEYNDFRLEICPGFSPSDLKAVICVLEQTR